In Kwoniella shandongensis chromosome 10, complete sequence, one genomic interval encodes:
- a CDS encoding 60S ribosomal protein eL33 yields MAATRLYTKGRILGHKRGKRNSRPNQSLVQIEGVDSKEAARHYLGKRVAYVYKAKREINGSKVRVIWGRISRPHGNSGAAKAKFRTNLPAKVFGASVRIMLFPSTI; encoded by the exons ATGGCCGCTActcg ACTCTACACCAAAGGCCGAATCCTCGGACACAAGCGCGGAAAGCGAAACTCTCGACCTAACCAGTCATTGGTCCAGATCGAGGGTGTCGACTCCAAGGAGGCTGCCAGGCATTACTTGGGAAAG CGAGTTGCCTACGTTTACAAGGCCAAGCGAGAGATCAACGGTAGCAAGGTCCGAGTGATCTGGGGCCGAATCTCTCGACCTCACGGTAACTCTGGTGCTGCCAAGGCCAAGTTCAGAACCAACCTCCCCGCCAAAGTGTTCGGTGCTTCCGTCCGAATC ATGCTCTTCCCCTCTACCATCTAA